One region of Streptomyces sp. NBC_00442 genomic DNA includes:
- the yaaA gene encoding peroxide stress protein YaaA, whose amino-acid sequence MLVLLPPSEGKAASGRGAPLKAESLSLPGLAPARAAVLDELVELCVADEDKARDVLGLSEGLRGEVAKNIELRTAGTRPAGEIYTGVLYDALGLATLDAAAKRRAAKTLLVFSGLWGAVHTGDRIPSYRCSMGVKLPGLGALGAYWRTVMDPVMTEAAGTGLVLDLRSSAYAAAWKPKGAVAGRTATVRVLHAQVVDGVEKRSVVSHFNKATKGRLVRDLLTAGATPADPAELVEVLGALGYTVEAEPPAKPGRAWSLDVIVTQIH is encoded by the coding sequence GTGCTGGTGCTGTTGCCGCCCTCCGAAGGAAAGGCCGCTTCGGGTCGCGGAGCGCCGCTGAAGGCGGAGTCGCTGTCCCTGCCGGGCCTCGCGCCCGCCCGCGCCGCCGTCCTCGACGAGCTCGTCGAACTGTGCGTCGCCGACGAGGACAAGGCACGCGACGTACTGGGGCTGAGCGAGGGTCTGCGCGGCGAGGTCGCCAAGAACATCGAGCTGCGCACGGCGGGCACCCGCCCGGCCGGCGAGATCTACACCGGCGTGCTGTACGACGCCCTCGGCCTCGCCACCCTCGACGCCGCCGCCAAGCGCCGGGCCGCGAAGACGCTGCTGGTCTTCTCGGGGCTGTGGGGCGCCGTGCACACCGGCGACCGGATTCCCTCCTACCGCTGCTCGATGGGCGTGAAGCTGCCCGGTCTCGGGGCGCTCGGGGCGTACTGGCGGACCGTGATGGACCCGGTCATGACCGAGGCCGCGGGCACGGGCCTCGTCCTCGATCTGCGCTCCTCCGCGTACGCCGCCGCGTGGAAGCCCAAGGGTGCCGTGGCCGGGCGCACCGCCACCGTACGGGTGCTGCACGCGCAGGTCGTCGACGGAGTGGAGAAGCGCTCGGTCGTCAGCCACTTCAACAAGGCGACCAAGGGCCGGCTCGTGCGCGATCTGCTCACCGCGGGCGCGACACCCGCCGACCCGGCCGAACTCGTGGAGGTCCTGGGCGCACTCGGCTACACCGTGGAGGCCGAGCCTCCGGCCAAGCCGGGCCGGGCCTGGTCCCTGGACGTGATCGTGACGCAGATCCACTAG
- a CDS encoding 4'-phosphopantetheinyl transferase family protein, which yields MPATLPNTVLAPSGRRPRVLTAAPLPTPVPTPVPTPTPLALPRPHELDIWQVTVGEQEEATADVQRVLDAAERRRWSQFRSPADRNRYATAHLALRRLLGSYLAVDPADVVLDREPCPLCAEPHGRPAVPGSGLHFSLSHSGDQVLLAFGPTPVGVDVERLPDAAVADELATTLHPRETAELALLAGPEDRRAAFGRCWCRKEAYLKGIGTGLGVSPDVDYVGTGPGPAGLPRWTLMDLTVARGYAAAVAYAAPGPPHGPSSQAGDRAGDQEYIG from the coding sequence ATGCCCGCAACTCTCCCGAACACCGTCCTTGCCCCCTCCGGCCGGCGGCCCCGCGTGCTCACCGCCGCCCCTCTGCCCACGCCCGTGCCCACACCGGTGCCCACGCCCACGCCCCTGGCCCTGCCCCGCCCGCACGAGCTGGACATCTGGCAGGTGACGGTCGGCGAACAGGAGGAGGCGACGGCCGACGTCCAACGGGTCCTGGACGCGGCCGAACGCCGGCGCTGGAGCCAGTTCCGCTCCCCCGCCGACCGGAACCGTTACGCCACCGCACACCTGGCCCTGCGCCGGCTGCTCGGCTCCTATCTCGCCGTCGATCCGGCCGACGTGGTCCTGGACCGCGAACCCTGCCCGCTGTGCGCGGAGCCCCACGGCCGCCCCGCCGTGCCCGGTTCCGGGCTGCACTTCTCGCTCTCCCACAGCGGCGACCAGGTGCTCCTCGCGTTCGGGCCGACTCCGGTCGGTGTGGACGTGGAGCGCCTGCCCGACGCGGCGGTCGCGGACGAACTCGCGACCACCCTGCACCCGCGGGAGACCGCCGAGTTGGCGCTGCTCGCGGGGCCCGAGGACCGGCGGGCCGCCTTCGGCCGCTGCTGGTGCCGCAAGGAGGCCTATCTGAAGGGCATCGGCACGGGGCTCGGCGTTTCGCCCGACGTCGACTACGTGGGCACCGGCCCCGGCCCGGCCGGCCTCCCCAGGTGGACCCTGATGGATCTCACCGTGGCCCGGGGGTACGCCGCGGCCGTCGCCTACGCGGCTCCCGGTCCGCCGCACGGGCCGTCGAGCCAGGCCGGAGATCGGGCCGGAGATCAGGAATATATCGGCTGA
- a CDS encoding MFS transporter, with amino-acid sequence MSTTYAPGKPPAPHSPPRRRWGLWGSADFRRLWLGETVSGLGTAIGNVSLSLVAAVSLHASPLLMGVLTAAAWIPWLFIGLPAGAWVDRWRRRKVMLVCDLALMVLFASVPVAAWTGRLTVVHVVAVALLSGVAKVFFSTAYGALLPSVVDSADIMEANTKLRGGEAAAEVAGPGVAGLLTQLLGAVTGLFADALSYLVSAFCLSRIDVREEPPPPAQRRALRHEIAEGLRFLLGDPYLRALACFAMLGNLALNGIQAVQTVFLLRDAGLAPGSVGTVFAVVSAGGLAGAAVAGRIARRFGSARGLLLCMFVVAPFIFLVPLGGRQLPIAVSAVAWGVAVCGVIAGNVIAGSFYQTYCPTELLGRVRASSSTISYGAIPVGALLGGALGDALGTRTTIWIMSTVLLGAALVLLASPVRRLRDFPARKES; translated from the coding sequence ATGAGTACGACGTACGCGCCCGGGAAACCGCCGGCGCCGCACAGCCCGCCACGGCGCCGCTGGGGCCTGTGGGGCTCGGCCGACTTCCGCCGGCTGTGGCTGGGGGAGACGGTCAGCGGCCTGGGAACCGCCATCGGCAACGTGTCGCTCTCCCTGGTGGCGGCGGTGTCGCTGCACGCGAGCCCGCTCCTGATGGGCGTGCTGACGGCGGCCGCCTGGATACCGTGGCTTTTCATCGGCCTGCCGGCCGGCGCCTGGGTGGACCGCTGGCGGCGCCGCAAGGTGATGCTGGTCTGCGACCTCGCCCTGATGGTGCTGTTCGCCAGCGTGCCGGTCGCCGCCTGGACGGGACGGCTCACCGTCGTCCACGTGGTGGCGGTGGCCCTGCTGTCCGGCGTCGCCAAGGTGTTCTTCAGCACCGCGTACGGCGCCCTGCTGCCCTCCGTGGTCGACTCCGCCGACATCATGGAGGCGAACACCAAACTGCGGGGCGGCGAGGCCGCGGCGGAGGTCGCGGGCCCCGGTGTGGCGGGACTGCTCACGCAGCTGCTCGGCGCGGTCACGGGACTGTTCGCGGACGCCCTGAGCTACCTGGTCTCCGCGTTCTGCCTCAGCCGGATCGACGTCCGGGAGGAACCCCCGCCGCCGGCGCAACGACGCGCCCTGCGGCACGAGATCGCCGAGGGCCTCCGCTTCCTGCTCGGCGACCCCTACCTGCGCGCGCTGGCCTGCTTCGCCATGCTGGGCAACCTCGCCCTCAACGGCATCCAGGCCGTCCAGACGGTGTTCCTGCTGCGGGACGCCGGCCTGGCGCCCGGCTCCGTCGGCACCGTGTTCGCGGTGGTCAGCGCCGGCGGTCTGGCCGGCGCGGCGGTCGCGGGCCGGATCGCACGCCGCTTCGGGAGCGCCCGCGGACTGCTGCTCTGCATGTTCGTGGTCGCCCCCTTCATCTTCCTCGTGCCGCTCGGCGGACGGCAGTTGCCCATCGCGGTGAGCGCGGTGGCCTGGGGCGTGGCGGTGTGCGGAGTGATCGCGGGCAACGTCATCGCGGGCAGCTTCTACCAGACCTACTGCCCGACCGAACTCCTCGGCCGGGTCCGGGCCAGCAGCTCCACCATCAGTTACGGGGCGATCCCCGTCGGAGCCCTGCTGGGCGGCGCGCTCGGCGACGCGCTGGGCACCCGGACCACGATCTGGATCATGTCCACGGTCCTCCTCGGCGCCGCCCTGGTCCTGCTCGCGAGCCCGGTCCGCCGCCTGCGGGACTTCCCCGCCCGAAAGGAGAGCTGA
- a CDS encoding RNB domain-containing ribonuclease produces the protein MPRRLLHVQGAAEAPLRAALSALRVSLGVPEGFPADVMAEAERVAGAPRVPAHDATGIELFTIDPPTSTDLDQAMHLERRAGGGYRVHYAIADVAAFVTPGGALDAEAHRRVTTLYFPDGKTPLHPTVLSEDAASLLPGRTRPALLWRIDLDADGAATATDVRRALVRSRAKLDYEGVQKQIDSGTAPEPLALLRDIGILREQQELARGGISLNVPEQEIVAHDHHYDLTYRAPLPADGWNAQISLLTGIAGAELMLAYGTGILRTLPSAPDGAVARLRRSARALGIDWPHHVPYAAVVRSLDPREPNHAAFLQECTSLLRGAGYTVFTGGAAPERAVHAAVAAPYTHCTAPLRRLVDRYAGELCLAAVAGQEPPAWVAAALDAVPKEMARGTSRANTVERESVDIVEAALLKDRVGEVFDATVVDVKEQQPTVGTVHLTDPAVVARIESNDSLPLGERLRVRLTQADPGTAKVLFAPA, from the coding sequence ATGCCACGTCGTCTCCTCCATGTGCAGGGCGCCGCCGAGGCGCCATTGCGGGCCGCGTTGAGTGCGTTGCGGGTCTCGCTCGGTGTTCCCGAGGGGTTTCCGGCGGACGTCATGGCGGAGGCGGAGCGTGTCGCCGGTGCGCCCCGGGTGCCCGCCCACGACGCGACCGGCATCGAGCTCTTCACCATCGACCCGCCCACCTCCACCGACCTCGACCAGGCGATGCACCTGGAGCGCAGGGCGGGCGGGGGCTATCGCGTGCACTACGCCATCGCCGACGTCGCCGCGTTCGTCACGCCGGGCGGGGCCCTGGACGCCGAGGCGCACCGCCGCGTGACCACCCTGTACTTCCCGGACGGCAAGACCCCGCTGCACCCCACCGTCCTGTCGGAGGACGCGGCCAGCCTGCTCCCGGGGCGGACGCGCCCCGCGCTGCTCTGGCGGATCGACCTCGACGCGGACGGCGCCGCCACCGCCACCGATGTGCGCCGCGCCCTCGTCCGCAGCCGCGCCAAGCTCGACTACGAGGGCGTACAGAAGCAGATCGACTCCGGCACCGCACCCGAACCCCTGGCGCTGCTGCGGGACATCGGCATCCTGCGCGAGCAGCAGGAACTCGCCCGTGGCGGCATCTCGCTCAACGTGCCCGAGCAGGAGATCGTCGCGCACGACCACCACTACGACCTCACCTACCGCGCCCCCTTGCCCGCCGACGGCTGGAACGCCCAGATCTCCCTGCTCACCGGCATCGCGGGCGCCGAGCTGATGCTGGCGTACGGCACCGGGATCCTGCGCACCCTGCCCAGCGCCCCGGACGGGGCGGTCGCCCGGCTGCGCCGCTCGGCGCGGGCGCTGGGCATCGACTGGCCCCACCACGTCCCGTACGCGGCGGTCGTCCGCTCCCTCGACCCGCGCGAGCCGAACCACGCCGCCTTCCTCCAGGAGTGCACGTCCCTGCTGCGCGGCGCCGGGTACACCGTGTTCACCGGCGGCGCCGCGCCCGAACGCGCCGTGCACGCCGCGGTGGCCGCCCCGTACACCCATTGCACCGCCCCGCTGCGCCGCCTCGTGGACCGGTACGCCGGCGAACTGTGCCTGGCCGCGGTGGCGGGGCAGGAGCCGCCCGCGTGGGTGGCGGCCGCGCTCGACGCGGTGCCGAAGGAGATGGCCCGGGGCACGAGCCGCGCCAACACGGTGGAGCGCGAGAGCGTGGACATCGTGGAGGCGGCGCTGCTCAAGGACCGGGTGGGTGAGGTCTTCGACGCGACGGTCGTCGACGTGAAGGAACAGCAACCGACCGTCGGTACCGTGCACTTGACCGACCCCGCGGTCGTGGCCCGCATCGAGAGCAACGACAGCCTCCCGCTCGGCGAGCGGTTGCGGGTCCGCCTCACCCAGGCCGACCCCGGCACCGCGAAGGTCCTGTTCGCCCCGGCGTGA
- a CDS encoding zinc ribbon domain-containing protein has protein sequence MNAAPADQIRLLDVQALDVRLSQLAHKRTSLPEHAEIDSLTKDLTQLRDLLVASQTEESDTAREQTKAEQDVDQVRQRAVRDQQRLDSGAVSSSKDLESLQREIVSLAKRQGDLEDVVLEVMERREAAQERAAELTERVSSVQAKTDDATTRRDTALAGLDAEIASVTKEREVVAGSVPADLLKLYDKLRAQQGGVGAARLYQRRCEGCRLELNITEVNEVKAAAPDAVLRCENCRRILVRTSESGL, from the coding sequence CTGAACGCCGCGCCCGCCGACCAGATCCGCCTCCTCGACGTACAGGCGCTGGATGTCCGCCTGTCGCAGCTCGCGCACAAGCGCACCTCGCTGCCCGAGCACGCCGAGATCGACTCGCTCACCAAGGACCTCACCCAGCTGCGCGACCTCCTGGTCGCCTCGCAGACCGAGGAGAGCGACACCGCCCGCGAGCAGACCAAGGCCGAGCAGGACGTGGACCAAGTGCGCCAGCGCGCCGTCCGTGACCAGCAGCGCCTCGACTCGGGCGCGGTCTCCTCGTCGAAGGACCTGGAGAGCCTCCAGCGTGAGATCGTCTCGCTCGCCAAGCGCCAGGGCGACCTCGAAGACGTGGTCCTCGAAGTCATGGAGCGCCGCGAGGCCGCCCAGGAGCGGGCCGCCGAGCTGACCGAGCGCGTCTCCTCCGTGCAGGCCAAGACCGACGACGCCACCACGCGCCGCGACACCGCGCTCGCCGGGCTCGACGCCGAGATCGCCTCGGTGACCAAGGAGCGCGAGGTCGTCGCCGGGTCCGTGCCGGCCGACCTCCTCAAGCTCTACGACAAGCTGCGCGCCCAGCAGGGCGGCGTCGGCGCGGCCCGCCTCTACCAGCGCCGTTGCGAGGGATGCCGCCTGGAGCTCAACATCACCGAGGTCAACGAGGTCAAGGCCGCGGCCCCGGACGCGGTCCTGCGCTGCGAGAACTGCCGCCGCATCCTGGTGCGCACCTCGGAATCGGGTCTGTAA
- a CDS encoding Nif3-like dinuclear metal center hexameric protein — protein sequence MPRLSEVIAALDALWPPERAEGWDAVGTVCGDPDAEVRRVLFAVDPVQDIVDEAVTLGADLVVTHHPLYLRGTTTVAAGHFKGRVVHTLIKHDIALHVAHTNADTADPGVSDALAGALDVRVLRPLVPDSSDPAGRRGLGRVCEVEPPMTLGAFAARAAARLPATSQGIRVAGDPDALVKTVAVSGGSGDSLFDAVRASGADAFLTADLRHHPVSEATQRSALGLVDAAHWATEWPWCEQAAAQLDEISDRHGWDLRVHVSKTVTDPWSAHHTSPSIDGAPN from the coding sequence GTGCCCCGTCTGTCTGAAGTCATCGCCGCGCTCGACGCCCTCTGGCCGCCCGAGCGGGCCGAGGGGTGGGACGCCGTCGGCACCGTCTGCGGCGACCCCGATGCCGAGGTGCGCCGGGTCCTGTTCGCCGTCGACCCCGTCCAGGACATCGTGGACGAGGCCGTCACGCTCGGCGCCGACCTGGTCGTCACCCACCACCCGCTCTATCTGCGCGGCACGACCACGGTCGCCGCCGGCCACTTCAAGGGCCGCGTGGTGCACACCCTGATCAAGCACGACATCGCCCTGCACGTCGCGCACACCAACGCCGACACCGCCGACCCGGGCGTGAGCGACGCCCTGGCCGGTGCCCTCGACGTACGTGTCCTGCGGCCCCTCGTGCCCGATTCCTCCGACCCGGCGGGCCGCCGCGGCCTCGGCCGCGTCTGCGAGGTGGAGCCCCCGATGACGCTCGGCGCGTTCGCCGCCCGCGCCGCGGCCCGGCTCCCCGCCACCTCGCAGGGCATCCGCGTCGCCGGCGACCCCGACGCGCTCGTGAAGACCGTCGCGGTCAGCGGCGGCTCCGGCGACAGCCTCTTCGACGCCGTACGCGCCTCGGGAGCCGACGCCTTCCTCACCGCGGACCTCCGCCACCACCCGGTCTCCGAAGCCACCCAGCGCTCCGCGCTCGGCCTGGTCGACGCCGCGCACTGGGCCACCGAGTGGCCCTGGTGCGAGCAGGCCGCGGCCCAGCTCGACGAGATCTCCGACCGTCACGGCTGGGACCTCAGGGTCCACGTCTCGAAGACGGTCACCGACCCCTGGTCGGCCCACCACACCTCCCCTTCTATTGATGGAGCCCCCAACTGA
- the eda gene encoding bifunctional 4-hydroxy-2-oxoglutarate aldolase/2-dehydro-3-deoxy-phosphogluconate aldolase — translation MTPSAMPSPVPAPASVLDLAPVLPVVVIDDVADAVPLARALVAGGLPAIEVTLRTPAALDAIRAVAEQVPGAVVGAGTVTTPAGVSDAVEAGARFLVSPGWTPALLDAMKASGVPFLPGVSTASEVVALLESGVTEMKFFPAEAAGGTAYLRSLSAPLPRARFCPTGGISLASAPSYLALPNVGCVGGTWMLPADAIAARDWPRIVSLAREAAALRG, via the coding sequence ATGACGCCCTCAGCCATGCCCTCCCCCGTCCCCGCGCCCGCGTCCGTCCTGGACCTCGCCCCCGTCCTGCCGGTCGTGGTCATCGACGACGTCGCCGACGCCGTGCCGCTCGCGCGGGCGCTCGTGGCGGGCGGACTGCCCGCGATCGAGGTGACCCTGCGCACCCCCGCCGCGCTCGACGCCATCCGGGCCGTGGCGGAGCAGGTGCCGGGCGCGGTGGTCGGGGCGGGCACGGTGACCACGCCGGCCGGGGTCTCCGACGCCGTCGAGGCGGGCGCCCGCTTCCTGGTGAGTCCGGGCTGGACCCCCGCACTGCTGGACGCGATGAAGGCGTCGGGCGTGCCGTTCCTGCCCGGAGTCTCGACGGCCTCGGAGGTGGTGGCGCTGCTCGAAAGCGGCGTAACGGAGATGAAGTTCTTCCCGGCGGAGGCGGCGGGCGGCACGGCCTACCTCAGGTCGCTCTCCGCCCCGCTCCCCCGCGCCCGCTTCTGCCCGACCGGCGGCATCTCGCTCGCCTCGGCCCCCTCGTACCTGGCCCTGCCGAACGTGGGCTGCGTGGGCGGCACATGGATGCTCCCCGCGGACGCGATAGCCGCCCGCGACTGGCCCCGCATCGTATCGCTGGCCCGCGAGGCGGCAGCATTGCGAGGCTGA
- a CDS encoding GNAT family N-acetyltransferase codes for MRIRPLRAADSEPLAELYLRDREFLRQWEPDEPDAFFTPRGQHESVAEALRESAAGRMLPWIMELDGRPVGRINLTNIALGHLMGASVGYWVPRAFGGRGYASSAVGQLLEIAFFELGLHRIDAYVRLDNAASRRVLDKHGFRAVGVSRGHLHAGGRWHDQVCLQKLAPWDDGERLGPGFDDAYLALTV; via the coding sequence ATGCGCATCAGGCCACTTCGGGCGGCGGACAGCGAACCCCTCGCCGAGCTCTACCTCCGGGACCGGGAGTTCCTGCGGCAGTGGGAACCCGACGAGCCCGACGCGTTCTTCACCCCGCGGGGACAGCACGAGTCCGTCGCGGAGGCCCTGCGGGAATCCGCGGCCGGGCGGATGCTGCCCTGGATCATGGAGCTCGACGGGCGACCGGTCGGCCGGATCAACCTCACCAACATCGCGCTGGGCCACCTGATGGGCGCCTCGGTCGGTTACTGGGTGCCGCGGGCGTTCGGCGGCCGGGGGTACGCGAGCAGCGCCGTCGGCCAGCTCCTGGAGATCGCCTTCTTCGAGCTCGGGCTGCACCGGATCGACGCGTACGTCCGGCTCGACAACGCGGCGTCCCGGCGCGTCCTCGACAAGCACGGGTTCCGGGCCGTGGGCGTCTCGCGCGGCCATCTGCACGCCGGAGGCCGCTGGCACGACCAGGTCTGCCTCCAGAAGCTCGCCCCCTGGGACGACGGCGAGCGGCTGGGCCCCGGCTTCGACGACGCGTACCTCGCTCTGACCGTCTGA
- the ddaH gene encoding dimethylargininase — protein MNKPARTARTRHYLMCRPTHFEVTYAINPWMDPAKPVDTDLAIAQWEQLFALHQELGHTVDLIDPLPGYPDMVYAANGATVVDGKVLGVRFRNIERAAEGPAYLDWFRTHGFAELHDPAHVNEGEGDFLVTRSWLLAGTGFRSAPEGHAEAQEFFGRPVIGLNLVDPRFYHLDTALTVLDGDEIMYFPEAFSPGSRAVLERLFPDAIRVSEADAEVFGLNAVSDGYHVILPEAATGVARQLRERGFEPIGLDLSELLKGGGSVKCCTLEIRHRTTAV, from the coding sequence ATGAACAAGCCCGCCCGCACCGCCCGCACCCGCCACTACCTCATGTGCCGCCCGACGCACTTCGAGGTCACCTACGCGATCAACCCGTGGATGGACCCGGCCAAGCCGGTGGACACCGATCTCGCCATCGCCCAGTGGGAGCAGCTGTTCGCCCTCCACCAGGAGCTCGGCCACACCGTCGACCTGATCGACCCGCTCCCCGGCTACCCCGACATGGTGTACGCGGCCAACGGCGCGACCGTGGTGGACGGCAAGGTCCTCGGGGTCCGGTTCCGCAACATCGAGCGCGCCGCCGAGGGGCCCGCCTACCTCGACTGGTTCCGCACGCACGGCTTCGCCGAGCTCCACGACCCGGCCCATGTCAACGAGGGCGAGGGGGACTTCCTGGTCACCCGCAGCTGGCTGCTGGCCGGGACCGGCTTCCGCAGCGCGCCCGAGGGGCATGCGGAGGCGCAGGAGTTCTTCGGCCGGCCGGTGATCGGCCTGAACCTCGTGGACCCGCGGTTCTACCACCTCGACACCGCTCTCACCGTCCTCGACGGTGACGAGATCATGTACTTCCCCGAGGCCTTCTCGCCGGGCAGCCGTGCCGTGCTCGAACGTCTCTTTCCCGACGCGATCCGGGTCAGCGAGGCCGACGCGGAGGTGTTCGGCCTCAACGCGGTCAGCGACGGCTACCACGTCATCCTGCCGGAGGCCGCCACGGGTGTGGCGCGCCAGCTGCGGGAGCGGGGCTTCGAGCCCATCGGCCTGGACCTGTCGGAACTCCTCAAGGGAGGTGGCAGCGTCAAGTGCTGCACCTTGGAGATCCGTCACCGCACGACCGCCGTCTGA
- a CDS encoding MerR family transcriptional regulator — MRISEIAALTGVTTRAVRHYHQLGLLPEPGRLPNGYRQYTVRDAVALARIRRLTELGLGLDEVRGVIADDAGNELAAVLRELDADLARQEARIAARRARLAALLVRAEHKPLSADDEFSPELADLFGALGTDTTGSAMASKDRELLTLMTTGAAPEERDLLLRAVRSTAAAPGAVERAHEVYALLDALADADPCDPRVDEAARALAACLPPDPDEAITAHPEARAHPGAGGQSGPPATTGPAGQSVLKAFLADLAPAQAEAVRRAMRSVATLTNGTTP; from the coding sequence ATGCGGATCTCGGAGATCGCCGCACTGACCGGGGTGACCACGCGAGCGGTCAGGCACTACCACCAGCTGGGGCTGCTGCCGGAACCCGGCCGCCTGCCCAACGGCTACCGGCAGTACACCGTGCGGGACGCCGTCGCGCTCGCCCGTATCCGCCGCCTCACCGAACTCGGGCTCGGTCTCGACGAGGTGCGCGGCGTGATCGCCGACGACGCCGGGAACGAACTGGCCGCGGTCCTGCGCGAGTTGGATGCCGACCTGGCCCGCCAGGAGGCGCGGATCGCCGCCCGGCGGGCCCGGCTCGCCGCGCTCCTCGTCCGGGCCGAGCACAAACCCCTGTCGGCCGACGACGAGTTCTCGCCCGAACTGGCCGATCTTTTCGGCGCGTTGGGTACGGATACGACCGGCTCGGCCATGGCCTCCAAGGACCGCGAGCTGCTCACTCTCATGACGACCGGCGCCGCTCCCGAGGAGCGGGACCTGCTCCTGCGTGCCGTCCGGAGCACGGCCGCGGCGCCGGGCGCCGTCGAGCGCGCGCACGAGGTGTACGCCCTGCTCGACGCGCTGGCGGACGCGGACCCGTGCGACCCCCGGGTCGACGAGGCGGCGCGGGCGCTCGCCGCCTGCCTTCCGCCCGATCCGGACGAGGCGATCACCGCGCACCCGGAGGCGCGCGCACATCCGGGCGCGGGCGGGCAATCAGGTCCACCGGCGACCACCGGCCCGGCCGGCCAGAGCGTCCTCAAAGCCTTCCTCGCCGACCTGGCGCCCGCCCAGGCGGAGGCGGTCCGACGAGCGATGCGCAGCGTCGCGACCCTGACGAACGGGACGACGCCATGA
- a CDS encoding bifunctional RNase H/acid phosphatase, with product MPSVPSEASEAGRRFVVEADGGSRGNPGPAGYGAVVLDPTTGETLAEAAEFIGVATNNVAEYKGLIAGLRAARELDPAARVRVRMDSKLVVEQMSGRWKIKHPDMKPLAAEAGRILPPSQVTYEWIPRERNKHADRLANEAMDAGKRGQRWEPSASTADLSASADAAAARVVGDQAAGAARARAALAGAGAVTSEAEAEAQAEAGPASVVVPVPAGGAAGRGASASARVLPTPLPDKPVETASASVSSSATVGWGASADLGAPATFVLLRHGETALTPAKRFSGSGGTDPELSAVGRGQAERAAAAFAERGTIEVIVSSPLRRCRETAAAVAGRLGLDVHIEEGLRETDFGAWEGLTFAEVRARYPDDLDAWLASAKAAPTGGGESFATVARRVAAARDRLVAAHPRRTVLAVTHVTPIKTLVRLALGAPPESLFRMELSAASVSAVAYYGDGNASVRLLNDTGHLR from the coding sequence GTGCCGTCCGTGCCGTCCGAGGCGTCCGAGGCGGGCCGGCGGTTCGTCGTCGAGGCCGACGGCGGCTCCCGGGGCAACCCGGGACCCGCCGGCTACGGCGCGGTCGTCCTCGACCCGACGACCGGCGAGACGCTCGCCGAGGCCGCCGAATTCATCGGTGTCGCCACGAACAACGTCGCCGAGTACAAGGGGCTCATCGCCGGCCTGCGCGCCGCGCGCGAGCTAGACCCGGCCGCGCGGGTGCGGGTCCGCATGGACTCCAAGCTCGTCGTCGAGCAGATGTCGGGCCGCTGGAAGATCAAGCACCCGGACATGAAGCCGCTCGCCGCCGAGGCGGGGCGGATCCTGCCGCCCTCGCAGGTGACGTACGAGTGGATCCCGCGCGAGCGCAACAAGCACGCGGACCGGCTCGCCAACGAGGCGATGGACGCGGGCAAGCGGGGGCAGCGCTGGGAGCCCTCGGCGTCCACGGCCGACCTCTCGGCTTCGGCCGACGCGGCTGCGGCGCGCGTGGTCGGGGACCAGGCGGCGGGTGCGGCCAGGGCACGGGCGGCGCTTGCGGGAGCGGGTGCGGTGACTTCGGAGGCGGAGGCGGAGGCGCAGGCGGAGGCAGGGCCGGCGTCGGTTGTGGTGCCGGTTCCGGCGGGCGGGGCGGCCGGGCGTGGCGCTTCGGCGTCGGCGCGCGTACTCCCGACTCCCCTACCGGACAAGCCTGTTGAGACCGCCTCGGCATCGGTCTCGTCCTCCGCTACCGTCGGCTGGGGTGCCTCAGCCGATCTGGGTGCGCCCGCCACGTTCGTCCTGCTGCGGCACGGCGAGACGGCGCTCACCCCCGCGAAGCGGTTCTCCGGCAGCGGGGGAACCGACCCCGAGCTCTCGGCGGTCGGGCGCGGCCAGGCCGAACGGGCCGCCGCGGCCTTCGCCGAGCGTGGCACCATCGAGGTGATCGTCTCGTCCCCGCTGCGCCGGTGCCGGGAGACCGCGGCCGCGGTGGCGGGCCGCCTCGGGCTCGACGTGCACATCGAAGAGGGACTGCGCGAAACGGACTTCGGGGCGTGGGAGGGGCTCACCTTCGCCGAGGTGCGGGCCCGCTACCCGGACGACCTGGACGCCTGGCTGGCCTCCGCGAAGGCTGCCCCGACCGGCGGCGGCGAGAGCTTCGCCACGGTGGCGCGGCGGGTCGCCGCGGCCCGGGACCGGCTCGTCGCCGCGCACCCCCGGCGCACGGTGCTCGCGGTGACCCATGTGACCCCGATCAAGACCCTGGTCAGGCTGGCCCTGGGGGCGCCGCCCGAGTCCCTGTTCCGGATGGAACTCTCGGCGGCATCGGTCTCGGCGGTGGCGTATTACGGGGACGGCAACGCGTCGGTACGGCTGTTGAACGACACGGGGCACCTGCGGTAG